In Salana multivorans, a single genomic region encodes these proteins:
- a CDS encoding AAA family ATPase: MPIELPEAYAPLLSGATYLDVVGPGVPWVIPDGWIDELDAAVEHIMRELPGVGTTTGNTHYPDGTSRVASILWEHSAYLAGPVPIFAGPYSRFPWQVQERYLVKDVLSAPLPIQRYYSVAPTWPYKLLVRAADEGWDRETAVELHLEMLRALRTSPLHRERADVLLGVWDRIRDDDRLLEIHATGRSSDIAFVWRNELGDDVYSVLPELSGAVDLLAWAYHGLEAVVAVAPVSPLHGPFSVPRFIADGLKATDRPVPPLLSTAIGSEAADAVAREYEAIPGKGDVDAARARLRSVVARALQAGDLELARNLVNLASLASAQAGSLPDPPVGPMAPASIPLITFLEDLEEIYTPRRGRNRFAEELAARRAAAAAAASVAAATGDADDLGSAGGGGAAGGADEAGRVRVREDEDGAGFSGVVEELEIGDPLGDLEKLIGLAPIKQQVTRLLAEAKAEVLRRQAGMPDTGRSRHLIFTGNPGTAKTTVARILARIYTQQGLLSRGHLVEVGRADLVGEYIGQTAPKVRAVLERAEGGVLFIDEAYSLVPRDSFRDFGHEAMATLIKGMEDMRQDLVVVAAGYPAEMRTFVDSNPGVASRFPATLSFADYGDDELWQIFQLIAAEAGFELMWGVDHAVRQLMPSPRPVNFGNGRFMRNVFEEATALQAMRVVALPSPSPADIRTLLPQDIPAAGTVKASTTGPGLYL; this comes from the coding sequence GTGCCGATCGAGCTCCCCGAGGCCTACGCCCCGCTGCTGAGCGGCGCGACCTACCTCGACGTCGTCGGCCCCGGGGTCCCGTGGGTGATCCCGGACGGGTGGATCGACGAGCTCGACGCCGCCGTCGAGCACATCATGCGTGAGCTCCCGGGCGTCGGGACGACGACCGGGAACACCCATTACCCCGACGGGACCTCCCGCGTCGCGTCGATCCTCTGGGAGCACTCGGCCTATCTCGCCGGGCCCGTCCCGATCTTCGCCGGGCCGTACTCGCGGTTCCCCTGGCAGGTCCAGGAGCGCTACCTCGTCAAGGACGTGCTGAGCGCGCCCCTGCCGATCCAGCGGTACTACAGCGTCGCGCCGACCTGGCCGTACAAGCTCCTCGTCCGGGCGGCCGACGAGGGGTGGGACCGGGAGACCGCGGTCGAGCTCCACCTCGAGATGCTCCGCGCGCTGCGGACGAGCCCGCTGCACCGGGAGCGCGCCGACGTGCTGCTCGGCGTCTGGGACCGGATCCGGGACGACGACCGGCTGCTGGAGATCCACGCGACCGGTCGCAGCTCGGACATCGCGTTCGTCTGGCGCAACGAGCTCGGCGACGACGTCTACTCCGTCCTGCCCGAGCTCTCCGGGGCCGTCGACCTCCTCGCCTGGGCGTACCACGGGCTCGAGGCCGTGGTCGCGGTGGCCCCCGTCTCGCCGCTGCACGGGCCGTTCTCCGTCCCGCGCTTCATCGCCGACGGGCTCAAGGCGACGGACCGCCCCGTCCCGCCGCTGCTGTCGACCGCCATCGGGTCCGAGGCGGCCGACGCGGTGGCGCGCGAGTACGAGGCGATCCCCGGCAAGGGCGACGTCGACGCGGCGCGCGCCCGGCTGCGCTCCGTCGTCGCCCGGGCGCTCCAGGCGGGCGACCTCGAGCTCGCCCGCAACCTCGTCAACCTCGCGAGCCTCGCCTCCGCCCAGGCCGGCTCCCTGCCCGACCCGCCCGTCGGGCCGATGGCGCCGGCGAGCATCCCGCTCATCACGTTCCTCGAGGACCTCGAGGAGATCTACACGCCGCGACGCGGGCGGAACCGGTTCGCCGAGGAGCTCGCCGCCCGGCGCGCGGCGGCCGCCGCCGCGGCGTCGGTGGCCGCCGCGACCGGCGACGCCGACGACCTGGGGTCCGCCGGGGGCGGCGGCGCCGCGGGCGGTGCCGACGAGGCCGGCCGCGTCCGGGTGCGCGAGGACGAGGACGGCGCGGGGTTCTCCGGCGTCGTGGAGGAGCTGGAGATCGGCGACCCGCTCGGCGACCTGGAGAAGCTCATCGGCCTCGCGCCGATCAAGCAGCAGGTGACGCGGCTGCTCGCCGAGGCGAAGGCGGAGGTGCTGCGGCGCCAGGCCGGGATGCCCGACACGGGGCGCTCGCGGCACCTGATCTTCACGGGCAACCCCGGCACCGCCAAGACCACCGTCGCGCGCATCCTGGCCCGGATCTACACCCAGCAGGGCCTGCTCAGCCGCGGGCACCTCGTCGAGGTCGGCCGCGCGGACCTCGTCGGGGAGTACATCGGTCAGACCGCGCCCAAGGTGCGCGCGGTGCTCGAGCGGGCCGAGGGCGGCGTGCTGTTCATCGACGAGGCCTACTCGCTCGTCCCCCGGGACTCCTTCCGCGACTTCGGCCACGAGGCCATGGCGACGCTCATCAAGGGCATGGAGGACATGCGTCAGGACCTCGTCGTGGTCGCGGCGGGGTACCCGGCGGAGATGCGCACGTTCGTCGACTCCAACCCGGGCGTCGCCTCGCGGTTCCCGGCGACGCTCTCGTTCGCCGACTACGGCGACGACGAGCTGTGGCAGATCTTCCAGCTCATCGCGGCCGAGGCCGGGTTCGAGCTCATGTGGGGCGTCGACCACGCGGTGCGCCAGCTCATGCCGTCGCCGCGACCGGTGAACTTCGGCAACGGCCGGTTCATGCGCAACGTCTTCGAGGAGGCGACGGCGCTCCAGGCGATGCGGGTGGTGGCGCTGCCGTCACCGAGCCCGGCGGACATCCGGACGCTGCTGCCGCAGGACATCCCGGCGGCCGGGACGGTCAAGGCCTCGACGACGGGGCCGGGGCTCTACCTGTAG
- a CDS encoding hydroxymethylglutaryl-CoA synthase has protein sequence MSQSESVVPRIGIHDLALATSHYALPLTALADHHGIDPAKFTVGIGQDVMSVLGPDEDIVTMAAEATSRIIERNGTDGIRTLLFATESGIDQSKSAGVYVHQLVGLPQQVRVVELKQACYSATAALQFAVGLIARDPSQKVLVVASDVARYDLGSSGESTQGAAAAAMLVQADPALLTVENPAGVFTEDVMDFWRPNYRSTALVDGKGSIRAYLNAIGGAWEDYRAQGGASLEDFAAICYHQPFTKMASKAHRHLAVLSGANPTPDEVAAYLADTMRYNRVIGNSYTASVYVALASLLDHHEGDLTGARVGLASYGSGSVAEFFGGVVQPGYREHLRVAEHTAMIDSRVMLDHTAYEVLHKTTLPEDGREYLTARETARPYRFAGLGDHQRRYERTLG, from the coding sequence ATGTCGCAGTCTGAGTCGGTCGTGCCGCGCATCGGTATCCACGACCTCGCACTCGCGACCTCGCACTACGCCCTGCCCCTGACCGCCCTCGCCGACCACCACGGCATCGACCCGGCGAAGTTCACGGTCGGCATCGGGCAGGACGTCATGAGCGTGCTCGGCCCGGACGAGGACATCGTGACGATGGCCGCCGAGGCCACGAGCCGGATCATCGAGCGCAACGGCACCGATGGCATCCGCACGCTCCTGTTCGCCACCGAGTCGGGCATCGACCAGAGCAAGTCGGCGGGCGTCTACGTCCACCAGCTCGTCGGGCTGCCGCAGCAGGTGCGCGTCGTCGAGCTCAAACAGGCCTGCTACTCGGCCACGGCCGCGCTGCAGTTCGCCGTCGGGCTCATCGCCCGCGACCCGTCGCAGAAGGTGCTCGTCGTCGCCAGCGACGTCGCCCGCTACGACCTCGGCTCCTCCGGCGAGTCGACGCAGGGCGCCGCCGCCGCCGCGATGCTCGTCCAGGCCGACCCCGCGCTCCTCACCGTCGAGAACCCCGCGGGCGTGTTCACCGAGGACGTCATGGACTTCTGGCGGCCCAACTACCGCTCGACGGCGCTCGTCGACGGCAAGGGCTCGATCCGCGCCTACCTCAACGCCATCGGCGGCGCGTGGGAGGACTACCGCGCGCAGGGCGGGGCGTCGCTGGAGGACTTCGCCGCGATCTGCTACCACCAGCCGTTCACGAAGATGGCCTCGAAGGCGCACCGGCACCTCGCCGTCCTCTCGGGTGCCAACCCGACGCCGGACGAGGTGGCCGCCTACCTCGCGGACACCATGCGGTACAACCGCGTCATCGGGAACTCCTACACGGCGTCGGTGTACGTCGCGCTCGCGTCGCTGCTCGACCACCACGAGGGCGACCTCACGGGCGCCCGCGTCGGCCTCGCGTCCTACGGCTCGGGCTCGGTCGCGGAGTTCTTCGGCGGCGTCGTCCAGCCCGGCTACCGCGAGCACCTCCGCGTCGCCGAGCACACCGCGATGATCGACTCCCGCGTGATGCTCGACCACACGGCGTACGAGGTGCTGCACAAGACGACGCTCCCCGAGGACGGCCGCGAGTACCTCACGGCCCGGGAGACGGCGCGGCCGTACCGGTTCGCCGGCCTCGGCGACCACCAGCGCCGCTACGAGCGCACGCTCGGCTGA
- a CDS encoding hydroxymethylglutaryl-CoA reductase — MSTSPDATAPSQSPSSTPIPLKWVGPLRITAAAADGFAGTEELSVPLATYETPLWPSVGRGGRVSMLTDGGIRAVVVDERMSRSILLEADDAATALAAWRRIEAAREELQEVVSTTSRFARLIDLHVQIVGDMLFVRFELTTGDASGHNMVTLAADRLMDHLLRTVPGVRYGSISGNYCTDKKPSAVNGILGRGKNVVTEITIPQAVVEKRLRTSAERVERLNLGKNLIGGIVAGSLRSANAHYANMLLGFYLATGQDAANIVEGSQGITRAENRDGDLYFSCTLPHLIVGSVGNGKGLPAVEEALTRLGCREEREPGVNGRRLAVLAAASVLCGELSLLAAQTNPGELMRSHVAIERGGKGA; from the coding sequence GTGAGCACCTCCCCCGACGCGACCGCGCCGAGCCAGAGCCCGTCGTCCACCCCCATCCCGCTCAAGTGGGTCGGGCCGCTGCGCATCACGGCCGCGGCGGCCGACGGGTTCGCCGGCACCGAGGAGCTGAGCGTCCCGCTCGCCACCTACGAGACGCCGCTGTGGCCGTCGGTCGGACGCGGCGGCCGCGTCTCGATGCTGACCGACGGCGGGATCCGCGCCGTCGTCGTCGACGAGCGGATGTCGCGCTCGATCCTGCTCGAGGCCGACGACGCCGCGACGGCCCTCGCGGCGTGGCGGCGGATCGAGGCGGCGCGCGAGGAGCTGCAGGAGGTCGTGTCGACGACGAGCCGGTTCGCCCGCCTGATCGACCTGCACGTCCAGATCGTCGGCGACATGCTGTTCGTCCGGTTCGAGCTGACGACCGGCGACGCCTCCGGCCACAACATGGTGACGCTGGCCGCCGACCGGCTGATGGACCACCTCCTGCGCACGGTCCCCGGCGTCCGGTACGGCTCGATCTCCGGCAACTACTGCACGGACAAGAAGCCGTCGGCGGTCAACGGGATCCTCGGACGCGGGAAGAACGTCGTCACCGAGATCACGATCCCGCAGGCGGTCGTCGAGAAGCGGCTGCGCACGAGCGCCGAGCGCGTCGAGCGGCTCAACCTCGGCAAGAACCTGATCGGAGGGATCGTCGCCGGCTCGCTGCGCAGCGCGAACGCGCACTACGCGAACATGCTGCTCGGCTTCTACCTCGCGACGGGGCAGGACGCGGCGAACATCGTCGAGGGGTCGCAGGGCATCACACGCGCCGAGAACCGCGACGGCGACCTCTACTTCTCCTGCACGCTGCCGCACCTCATCGTCGGCAGCGTCGGCAACGGGAAGGGGCTGCCGGCCGTCGAGGAGGCGCTCACCCGGCTCGGCTGCCGCGAGGAGCGCGAGCCGGGCGTCAACGGTCGCCGGCTCGCCGTGCTGGCCGCGGCCTCGGTGCTGTGCGGGGAGCTGTCGCTGCTCGCGGCACAGACCAACCCGGGCGAGCTCATGCGCTCGCACGTCGCGATCGAGCGCGGCGGCAAGGGCGCCTGA
- a CDS encoding TetR/AcrR family transcriptional regulator: MSRVDVDAPTETSADGRARRWDSHRAARRTELTLAARRAVHHGGPDLSMDDIAAAIGTSKSIVYRYFSDRAGLQRAVGEAVLHDLGTALAEASREAATPEGALRAMVAVYLEMVAASPSVYVFVTGGAAIEAGDDEAPMRVLAHDAATLLVPSLADVLAATGRPVDLAPVWAAGVIGFVRGAADLVLARRPVDLTSFADAIADWLCHGTSQLPSAAPS, from the coding sequence ATGAGTCGCGTCGACGTCGATGCACCCACCGAGACCTCGGCCGACGGCCGCGCGCGCCGGTGGGACAGCCACCGCGCCGCCCGCCGCACCGAGCTGACGCTCGCCGCTCGCCGTGCCGTCCACCACGGCGGCCCGGACCTGTCGATGGACGACATCGCGGCGGCGATCGGCACGTCCAAGTCCATCGTCTACCGCTACTTCAGCGACCGCGCCGGTCTCCAGCGAGCCGTCGGGGAGGCCGTGCTGCACGACCTCGGCACCGCGCTCGCCGAGGCCTCCCGCGAGGCTGCGACTCCCGAGGGCGCCCTGCGGGCGATGGTCGCGGTCTACCTCGAGATGGTCGCGGCCTCGCCGTCCGTCTACGTCTTCGTCACGGGCGGCGCCGCGATCGAGGCCGGCGACGACGAGGCGCCGATGCGCGTGCTCGCCCACGACGCGGCGACGCTCCTCGTCCCCAGCCTCGCGGACGTGCTCGCCGCCACCGGCCGCCCGGTCGACCTCGCGCCCGTCTGGGCCGCGGGCGTCATCGGCTTCGTCCGCGGCGCGGCCGACCTCGTGCTCGCCCGTCGCCCGGTCGACCTCACGTCCTTCGCCGACGCCATCGCCGACTGGCTCTGCCACGGCACCTCGCAGCTCCCGTCCGCCGCACCCTCCTGA
- a CDS encoding acyl-CoA dehydrogenase, with protein MTTAPRSARPTSTSEPVPSDAVALSSRARAQISDALDGRWRDLRRHTRDVAAEPGLVGIPGLPMPEHRARVLACLADLASRGEVQRAFPTRLGGGDNPGGNIAAFEELLVADPSLQIKAGVQWGLFGAAVLHLGTQHNHDELLPGIMSLEVPGAFAMTEIGHGSDVASIGTTATYDPDAEEFVIHTPFRGAWKEYLGNAALHGVAAVVFAQLVTGGVNHGVHAFYVPLRDTSREPDERGAYPMLPGVRSEDDGYKGGLNGIDNGRLAFDHVRVPRTNLLDRYGRVDPDGTYSSPIASPGRRFFTMLSTLVQGRVSLGGASAVASKMGLAIAVRYAEQRRQFPGADGVETVLMDYGTHRRRLLPLLARTYAVQLLHNDLLERFHGVFAGERDTDADREDLETLAAAAKPLATWHALETLQTCREACGGAGYMAANRIVGLRADLDVYVTFEGDNTVLLQLVGKRLLTDYGRETATMDVAGQARWVAKRAGDMALYRTPLRRASQSVRDWGSKARSASELRDPAVQRELLEDRVETMIEEIALRLRPSLKGSPEEKAAAFDANQAELVEAARAHGELMQWEAFTEALDSVTDPDGRRVLTWLRDLFGLHLIESHLAWYVVNGRLSAQRARTVTSYIERLLLRLRPYALQLVEVFGYGDAQLRADIATPAESERQAEAMAYHAALRESGDAPVSEKDLLKRAG; from the coding sequence ATGACCACCGCACCCAGGTCGGCCCGCCCGACGTCGACGAGCGAGCCGGTCCCGTCCGACGCCGTCGCCCTCAGCTCGCGGGCACGCGCCCAGATCTCCGACGCGCTCGACGGTCGCTGGCGCGACCTGCGCCGGCACACGCGCGACGTCGCCGCGGAACCCGGCCTCGTCGGCATCCCCGGACTGCCGATGCCCGAGCACCGCGCCCGCGTGCTCGCCTGCCTCGCCGACCTCGCGTCCCGCGGCGAGGTGCAGCGCGCCTTCCCGACCCGGCTCGGGGGTGGCGACAACCCGGGCGGCAACATCGCGGCGTTCGAGGAGCTGCTCGTCGCCGACCCGAGCCTGCAGATCAAGGCCGGCGTCCAGTGGGGCCTGTTCGGCGCGGCGGTGCTCCACCTCGGCACCCAGCACAACCACGACGAGCTCCTGCCCGGCATCATGTCGCTGGAGGTGCCCGGGGCCTTCGCGATGACCGAGATCGGCCACGGCAGCGACGTCGCATCGATCGGTACGACCGCCACCTACGACCCGGACGCCGAGGAGTTCGTCATCCACACCCCGTTCCGCGGGGCGTGGAAGGAGTACCTCGGCAACGCGGCGCTGCACGGCGTCGCGGCCGTCGTGTTCGCGCAGCTCGTCACGGGTGGCGTCAACCACGGCGTGCACGCGTTCTACGTGCCGCTGCGGGACACCTCCCGTGAGCCGGACGAGCGCGGCGCGTACCCGATGCTGCCCGGCGTCCGCAGCGAGGACGACGGCTACAAGGGCGGCCTCAACGGGATCGACAACGGTCGCCTCGCGTTCGACCACGTCCGCGTGCCGCGAACGAACCTGCTCGACCGGTACGGCCGGGTCGACCCGGACGGGACGTACTCCTCGCCGATCGCCTCGCCCGGCCGCCGGTTCTTCACGATGCTCTCGACGCTGGTCCAGGGTCGCGTCTCGCTCGGTGGGGCGTCGGCGGTCGCGTCCAAGATGGGGCTCGCCATCGCGGTCCGGTACGCCGAGCAGCGCCGCCAGTTCCCGGGTGCCGACGGCGTCGAGACCGTCCTGATGGACTACGGGACGCACCGCCGCCGGCTGCTCCCGCTCCTGGCGAGGACGTACGCCGTCCAGCTCCTCCACAACGACCTGCTCGAACGCTTCCACGGCGTCTTTGCCGGCGAGCGGGACACCGACGCCGACCGCGAGGACCTCGAGACGCTCGCGGCGGCGGCCAAGCCGCTCGCCACCTGGCACGCGCTCGAGACGCTGCAGACGTGTCGCGAGGCGTGCGGCGGGGCGGGGTACATGGCGGCCAACCGGATCGTCGGGCTCCGCGCGGACCTGGACGTCTACGTCACGTTCGAGGGCGACAACACCGTCCTGCTCCAGCTCGTCGGCAAGCGGCTGCTCACGGACTACGGCCGGGAGACCGCGACGATGGACGTGGCCGGGCAGGCGCGCTGGGTCGCCAAGCGGGCCGGGGACATGGCGCTCTACCGGACGCCGCTGCGCCGCGCGTCGCAGTCGGTGCGCGACTGGGGCTCCAAGGCGCGCTCCGCGAGCGAGCTGCGCGACCCCGCCGTCCAGCGGGAGCTGCTCGAGGACCGCGTCGAGACGATGATCGAGGAGATCGCGCTCCGGCTGCGGCCGTCGCTCAAGGGCTCGCCGGAGGAGAAGGCCGCCGCGTTCGACGCGAACCAGGCCGAGCTGGTCGAGGCGGCCCGCGCGCACGGCGAGCTCATGCAGTGGGAGGCGTTCACCGAGGCGCTCGACTCGGTCACCGACCCCGACGGCCGCCGCGTCCTGACCTGGCTGCGCGACCTGTTCGGCCTCCACCTCATCGAGTCCCACCTCGCCTGGTACGTCGTCAACGGTCGGCTCTCGGCGCAGCGGGCACGCACGGTGACGTCCTACATCGAGCGGCTCCTCCTCCGGCTGCGCCCGTACGCGCTCCAGCTCGTCGAGGTGTTCGGCTACGGCGACGCCCAGCTCCGCGCGGACATCGCGACGCCGGCGGAGAGCGAGCGACAGGCCGAGGCGATGGCCTACCACGCGGCCCTGCGCGAGAGCGGGGACGCGCCCGTCTCGGAGAAGGACCTGCTCAAGCGCGCCGGCTGA
- a CDS encoding phosphatase PAP2 family protein, with protein sequence MAAAPLRPTPSRPPGRGTSPARRPRTAALSTLSAAGVLALAGQLLTPAASAGPDDAIAPRPGPYGYFVDAYSGNVEENTTVETSPAIGVLAGMLEVWQPGAAWDDGTVLDAGVHEANLDRNAAIAAARTPAEEDYAYVIDRRHQSYSALDGLGPYAPAFRVAMNAGTTIPDEVPADAATVVHNDTGNENGVWADTGPDTELGSVTELVNTVRGWYTTSNNAKNFYQYPRPFRWAGTEDVVIWSLEPRRSPNPATDGGFPSGHTNAAYLASLALAHAVPQQYDDLVENAAGMGHSRIVAGFHSSLDVVGGRVLGTATAAAVLANPAYEGIRATALADAQQLLAASPVVESIDLSPAAQAEYRDRAQAYRASTVEGFEQLGDPTLPAVVPKGAEALLETRFPYLDAGQLRWLLRSTAIESGYPLLDDPEGWGRLDLFAAANGYGAFDSDVAVTLDGEEDVWRNDVSGPGSLTLGGTGSLALTGANDYRGGTVLDGGRLLAASPAALGAGTVEVSAGELVDATDGTVLVGGDYRQAADGALTLTVEDAPALAVTGAADLGGALRVELPEGTTLEEPITLVEYGSLAAGAAFASFEVTGLAGEDAELVYGEHALVLRAAQDAGTPSPTPTSPSPTAPGSPEPSSPSTPTPSATPGTTAAASTPAGASGRLSDTGAPVGGVVVLTLVLLTLGSGALAHVRRRNAGA encoded by the coding sequence ATGGCAGCAGCGCCCCTACGACCCACCCCGTCCCGGCCACCGGGGAGAGGCACGAGCCCGGCTCGACGTCCCCGCACCGCGGCCCTGTCGACCCTGTCGGCCGCGGGCGTCCTCGCGCTCGCGGGGCAGCTCCTCACCCCCGCGGCGTCGGCCGGCCCGGACGACGCGATCGCCCCGCGGCCCGGCCCCTACGGCTACTTCGTCGACGCCTACAGCGGCAACGTCGAGGAGAACACGACGGTCGAGACCAGCCCGGCGATCGGCGTGCTCGCCGGGATGCTGGAGGTGTGGCAGCCGGGCGCGGCATGGGACGACGGCACGGTGCTCGATGCGGGGGTGCACGAGGCCAACCTCGACCGCAACGCGGCGATCGCCGCGGCGCGGACACCGGCGGAGGAGGACTACGCCTACGTCATCGACCGTCGCCACCAGAGCTACTCCGCGCTCGACGGCCTCGGCCCCTACGCCCCGGCGTTCCGCGTCGCCATGAACGCCGGGACGACCATCCCCGACGAGGTGCCGGCGGACGCCGCCACCGTCGTCCACAACGACACCGGCAACGAGAACGGCGTCTGGGCCGACACCGGCCCCGACACGGAGCTCGGCAGCGTGACCGAGCTGGTCAACACCGTGCGGGGCTGGTACACGACCAGCAACAACGCCAAGAACTTCTACCAGTACCCGCGGCCCTTCCGGTGGGCCGGCACCGAGGACGTCGTCATCTGGAGCCTCGAGCCCCGCCGGTCGCCGAACCCGGCGACGGACGGGGGCTTCCCCAGCGGCCACACGAACGCCGCCTACCTCGCCTCGCTCGCGCTCGCCCACGCCGTGCCGCAGCAGTACGACGACCTCGTCGAGAACGCCGCGGGGATGGGGCACAGCCGCATCGTCGCCGGCTTCCACTCCTCGCTCGACGTCGTCGGCGGCCGGGTGCTCGGGACGGCGACCGCCGCGGCCGTCCTCGCCAACCCGGCGTACGAGGGCATCCGGGCGACGGCCCTCGCCGACGCCCAGCAGCTCCTCGCCGCCTCCCCCGTCGTCGAGTCGATCGACCTCTCCCCCGCCGCCCAGGCGGAGTACCGGGACCGGGCGCAGGCGTACCGCGCCTCGACGGTCGAGGGCTTCGAGCAGCTCGGCGACCCGACGCTCCCCGCCGTCGTGCCCAAGGGCGCCGAGGCGCTGCTGGAGACCCGCTTCCCCTACCTCGACGCCGGCCAGCTCCGCTGGCTCCTGCGCTCGACCGCCATCGAGTCGGGCTACCCGCTCCTCGACGACCCGGAGGGCTGGGGTCGGCTCGACCTGTTCGCCGCGGCCAACGGCTACGGGGCGTTCGACTCCGACGTCGCCGTGACGCTCGACGGCGAGGAGGACGTGTGGCGCAACGACGTCTCCGGTCCCGGCTCGCTCACCCTGGGCGGCACCGGCAGCCTCGCCCTGACCGGGGCGAACGACTACCGCGGGGGCACCGTGCTCGACGGCGGCCGGCTGCTCGCGGCATCGCCGGCGGCGCTCGGCGCGGGCACCGTCGAGGTGTCGGCCGGCGAGCTGGTCGACGCGACCGACGGCACCGTCCTCGTCGGGGGTGACTACCGGCAGGCGGCGGACGGCGCCCTCACCCTCACGGTCGAGGACGCGCCGGCGCTCGCCGTCACCGGCGCCGCCGACCTGGGCGGAGCGCTGCGGGTCGAGCTGCCCGAGGGCACGACGCTCGAGGAGCCGATCACGCTCGTGGAGTACGGATCGCTCGCTGCCGGGGCGGCGTTCGCGTCGTTCGAGGTGACGGGACTGGCCGGCGAGGACGCCGAGCTGGTCTACGGCGAGCACGCTCTCGTCCTGCGGGCGGCGCAGGACGCCGGGACACCGAGCCCGACGCCCACCTCGCCGTCGCCCACCGCGCCGGGATCTCCCGAGCCCAGCTCGCCGTCCACGCCGACGCCTAGCGCCACCCCGGGCACGACGGCTGCCGCGTCGACGCCGGCCGGCGCGTCCGGCCGGCTCTCGGACACGGGCGCACCCGTCGGAGGCGTGGTCGTCCTGACGCTGGTGCTCCTGACGCTGGGGTCTGGCGCGCTCGCACACGTCCGCCGTCGGAACGCCGGGGCGTGA
- a CDS encoding siderophore-interacting protein: MPPKNVRTTEAQVVEKSWVSPHLVRLVLAAPGGGPLSELPGNEFADAYVKVVLPPRGVTLPWPYDAAELRETLPPEQWPVMRTYTIRSFDGVHLTLDFVVHGDEGIAGPWARDVEPFGEGSLVQLRGPGGAYSPDLDADHHLLVGDASALPAIAVALERLPSGASADVVVEVEDAADEIELPTLASATVRWVHAACSSLPPGEEIVAVVRSLRLPGSGDDDEGATAASGLDVHAFVHGEAGWVKELRSHLRFERGVPRERLSISGYWRRGVDDEQWRESKREWNAQVEATELAATGG; this comes from the coding sequence ATGCCCCCGAAGAACGTGCGCACGACCGAGGCCCAGGTCGTCGAGAAGTCCTGGGTCAGCCCGCACCTCGTGCGGCTCGTCCTCGCCGCGCCCGGTGGCGGCCCGCTGTCGGAGCTGCCGGGGAACGAGTTCGCCGACGCCTACGTCAAGGTCGTGCTGCCGCCGCGCGGCGTCACCCTCCCGTGGCCGTACGACGCGGCCGAGCTGCGCGAGACGCTGCCGCCCGAGCAGTGGCCCGTGATGCGGACCTACACCATCCGGTCGTTCGACGGCGTGCACCTGACGCTCGACTTCGTCGTCCACGGCGACGAGGGCATCGCCGGGCCGTGGGCGCGGGACGTCGAGCCGTTCGGCGAGGGCAGCCTCGTCCAGCTTCGCGGCCCCGGCGGGGCCTACTCCCCGGACCTGGACGCCGACCACCACCTGCTCGTCGGCGACGCCTCGGCCCTGCCGGCCATCGCCGTCGCGCTCGAGCGACTGCCGAGCGGGGCCAGCGCCGACGTCGTCGTCGAGGTGGAGGACGCGGCCGACGAGATCGAGCTGCCGACCCTCGCGAGCGCGACCGTCCGCTGGGTGCACGCGGCCTGCTCGTCGCTGCCGCCGGGGGAGGAGATCGTCGCCGTCGTGCGGTCGCTGCGCCTGCCGGGGAGCGGGGATGACGACGAGGGCGCGACCGCGGCGTCGGGCCTGGACGTCCACGCGTTCGTCCACGGGGAGGCGGGCTGGGTCAAGGAGCTGCGCTCCCACCTCCGGTTCGAGCGGGGCGTCCCGCGCGAGCGGCTGTCGATCTCGGGGTACTGGCGCCGGGGCGTCGACGACGAGCAGTGGCGCGAGAGCAAGCGCGAGTGGAACGCCCAGGTCGAGGCGACCGAGCTCGCGGCGACCGGCGGCTGA